One genomic region from Blastococcus sp. Marseille-P5729 encodes:
- a CDS encoding AMP-binding protein, translated as MTGEAYRKGEDTPPLLTETIGEMLEKTVGRFGDREAIVEVQSGRRWTWRELNEDVDRVATGLLDLGVKKGDRVGIWAPNCAEWTITQYATAKIGAILVNINPAYRSHELAYVLNQSEISMVIAMVSFKTSEYKQMLLDVQSETPTVRKLIFFGEDSWNDLMSTEADVDRIHEVMNGLEQNEPINIQYTSGTTGFPKGATLSHRNILNNGYFMTETQAWTEEDRVCLPVPFYHCFGMVMGNLGALTHGTCTVIPAPAFDPVITLDAVVAEKCTALYGVPTMFIAMLAELDKNPRDLSSLRTGVIAGSSAPIEVAKRIVSDMNMEGITNCYGMTETSPVSCQTRMDDNLQRRTETVGRVLPHIEIKVVDPATGETVGYGETGEYCTKGYSVMLGYWNNEEKTAEAVVDGWMHTGDLATMDEEGYVNIVGRLKDMIIRGGENVYPREIEEFLYTHPDIEDVQVVGVPDEKYGEELCAWIKMKPGASEHLDSERVREFCSGKITHFKIPRYVIVADEFPMTVTGKIRKVDMRQTSIEQLGLEKAAEIKHA; from the coding sequence ATGACCGGAGAGGCCTACCGCAAGGGCGAGGACACCCCGCCACTGCTGACCGAGACCATCGGCGAGATGCTCGAGAAGACCGTCGGGCGCTTCGGCGACCGCGAGGCGATCGTGGAGGTCCAGAGCGGTCGACGGTGGACCTGGCGCGAGCTGAACGAGGACGTCGACCGGGTCGCCACGGGCCTGCTCGACCTTGGTGTGAAGAAGGGCGATCGGGTCGGCATCTGGGCGCCGAACTGCGCCGAGTGGACGATCACGCAGTACGCGACAGCGAAGATCGGCGCGATCCTGGTGAACATCAACCCGGCGTACCGCTCGCACGAGCTCGCCTACGTGCTGAACCAGTCCGAGATCTCGATGGTCATCGCGATGGTGTCGTTCAAGACCAGCGAGTACAAGCAGATGCTGCTCGACGTCCAATCGGAGACCCCGACGGTCAGAAAGCTGATCTTCTTCGGCGAGGACAGCTGGAACGACCTGATGTCGACCGAGGCGGACGTCGACCGGATCCACGAAGTGATGAACGGCCTCGAGCAGAACGAGCCGATCAACATTCAGTACACCTCGGGCACGACCGGCTTCCCGAAGGGCGCGACGCTCTCGCACCGCAACATCCTCAACAACGGCTACTTCATGACCGAGACGCAGGCGTGGACGGAGGAGGACCGGGTCTGCCTGCCGGTGCCGTTCTACCACTGCTTCGGCATGGTGATGGGCAACCTCGGCGCGCTCACGCACGGCACCTGCACGGTGATCCCAGCGCCGGCGTTCGATCCGGTGATCACGCTCGATGCGGTCGTGGCCGAGAAGTGCACCGCGCTGTACGGCGTACCGACGATGTTCATCGCGATGCTCGCCGAGCTCGACAAGAACCCGCGCGATCTGTCGTCGCTGCGCACGGGGGTGATCGCTGGCTCGTCGGCGCCGATCGAGGTCGCCAAGCGGATCGTTTCGGACATGAACATGGAGGGGATCACGAACTGCTACGGCATGACCGAGACCTCCCCGGTGTCGTGCCAGACGCGCATGGACGACAACCTGCAGCGGCGTACCGAGACCGTCGGTCGGGTGCTGCCGCACATCGAGATCAAGGTCGTCGACCCGGCGACGGGTGAGACCGTGGGGTACGGCGAGACGGGCGAGTACTGCACCAAGGGGTACTCGGTGATGCTCGGCTACTGGAACAACGAGGAGAAGACCGCCGAGGCAGTCGTCGATGGGTGGATGCACACCGGCGACCTCGCGACCATGGACGAAGAGGGTTACGTCAACATCGTGGGGCGGCTGAAGGACATGATCATCCGCGGCGGCGAGAACGTGTACCCGCGGGAGATCGAGGAGTTCCTCTACACCCATCCCGACATCGAGGACGTGCAGGTGGTCGGCGTCCCGGACGAGAAGTACGGCGAGGAGCTGTGCGCCTGGATCAAGATGAAGCCCGGGGCGTCCGAACATCTCGACTCGGAGCGGGTGCGGGAGTTCTGCAGCGGCAAGATCACCCACTTCAAGATCCCGCGGTATGTGATCGTCGCCGATGAGTTCCCGATGACGGTGACCGGCAAGATCCGCAAGGTAGATATGCGGCAGACCTCGATCGAGCAGCTTGGCCTGGAGAAGGCCGCCGAGATCAAGCACGCCTAG
- a CDS encoding CaiB/BaiF CoA-transferase family protein has product MGPLKGIKVIEIASLAPAPMGTTILADLGAEVILVDRPGGTKGGANTGDGNPVRRNRRSITLDLKKPEALEILLKLCDEADVFVEGFRPGVTERLGLGPDDLAARNPGIVYARMTGWGQTGPLAQTAGHDMNYIAMTGVLHMLGKSGDKPQFPANLLGDFGGGGMLMALGILAALVERASSGKGQVVDAAMVDGAAQLASFIFGLRGAGQWSEPRGENLLDGGAPFYDTYECADGGYLAVGCIEPQFYAEFLKGLDIDPESLPHQHDREQWPAIKARFAETIAKQPRAHWEQVFEGTDACVAPILSPDEAFVHPANTERGVFTEINGVPQPVGAPRFSRTVNDAPKAPPPAGENNDEILAGIGYSADQIQQAKDAGALGWPTANVERRQAGRLTRGLIGPP; this is encoded by the coding sequence ATGGGACCGCTCAAGGGCATCAAGGTCATCGAGATCGCCAGCCTGGCACCCGCCCCGATGGGGACGACGATCCTGGCCGACCTGGGCGCCGAGGTCATCCTCGTGGACCGGCCCGGTGGCACCAAGGGCGGCGCCAACACCGGCGACGGCAACCCGGTGCGGCGCAACCGCCGCTCGATCACCCTCGACCTGAAGAAGCCCGAGGCGCTGGAGATCCTGTTGAAGCTCTGCGACGAGGCTGACGTGTTCGTCGAGGGCTTCCGTCCCGGCGTCACCGAGCGACTCGGCCTCGGCCCTGACGACCTCGCCGCCCGCAACCCCGGCATCGTCTACGCACGCATGACCGGCTGGGGCCAGACCGGCCCGCTCGCGCAGACCGCCGGCCACGACATGAACTACATCGCGATGACCGGCGTCCTGCACATGCTCGGCAAGTCCGGCGACAAGCCGCAGTTCCCGGCCAATCTGCTCGGCGACTTCGGTGGCGGCGGCATGCTGATGGCGCTGGGCATCCTCGCGGCGCTGGTCGAGCGGGCGAGCTCCGGCAAGGGCCAGGTCGTCGATGCCGCGATGGTGGACGGCGCCGCCCAGCTCGCCTCGTTCATCTTCGGCCTGCGTGGCGCCGGTCAGTGGAGCGAGCCGCGCGGTGAGAACCTGCTCGATGGCGGCGCACCCTTCTACGACACCTACGAGTGCGCGGACGGCGGGTATCTCGCCGTCGGCTGCATCGAGCCGCAGTTCTATGCCGAGTTCCTCAAGGGACTAGATATCGACCCCGAATCCCTGCCGCACCAGCACGACCGCGAGCAGTGGCCAGCGATCAAGGCCCGCTTCGCCGAGACGATCGCGAAGCAGCCGCGCGCCCACTGGGAGCAGGTCTTCGAGGGCACCGACGCCTGCGTCGCGCCGATCCTGTCCCCCGACGAGGCGTTCGTGCACCCCGCGAACACCGAACGGGGGGTCTTCACCGAGATCAACGGCGTCCCCCAGCCAGTCGGCGCGCCTCGGTTCAGCCGCACGGTCAATGACGCGCCGAAGGCGCCGCCGCCCGCCGGCGAGAACAACGACGAGATCCTCGCCGGCATCGGCTACTCGGCCGACCAGATCCAGCAGGCGAAGGACGCCGGCGCCCTCGGGTGGCCGACCGCGAACGTTGAGCGCCGCCAGGCCGGGCGTCTCACACGTGGGCTGATCGGGCCGCCCTAA